Genomic DNA from Epinephelus fuscoguttatus linkage group LG14, E.fuscoguttatus.final_Chr_v1:
TGATTAAAGTGACAAAATATGGAAATTAAGTATTTCAGATTTCATATAAGATATTGATCAAGcagcagttcctctaatggcctcTTGAGGCTGTCTCAGAGAGAGTCAATCCCCTTAGACGGCCATGATAAAATATCCAACCTTACagtggaaataaacatgtttacagcctggtctcTGTCGCTAATTTTCCTGCTCATGACATGTCGCTaccacaacatcaacattgGTTAGGTAACACAGTGTAATGATCACCTCTTGGGAGCCAACACGGTGACATCATGCTCCCGCTTCTGGAAGTTGGAGCTTTAATTTCATTTAGGGGAGATGACTGTCTGAGCTGTTGTCACGAGTTTTGTGTTATAAACCTCTTTTTGGATGCTGACCTGTGCTACAACAACGTCAGCCCACAATAAAACTACAGCTgaggtattattattattattagattttATTTGGTATGAACATCACAATTACATTGGACAAACCAGATGCACTGCTTGAGTGTAGGAGGTTTGTCTGGTGTTCATCCATTCTACTTTAACGACTCCCTGGAGATCAACCACATCTCTACAGTAGCCACagtgtaaccccagattcacagggATAGGCGTAAATGTGTAGGCGCtcttttggtgtgtttttagaTGTAGCATTttggccacctaaaaaaagtctttttcagcatttGGTTGCACTAACACCCTCTAAAGAATCAGATATGTATGTACGGTGCCCAAATCTACAACCCAGCTCCGGTCACTGCCCTCAACCCGACTGCTGACAGCAATTCATCAGATTTCTGGGCCCTGGATGTAGGCAAAGTAATTGGGTTGGAGCATCCCACCATCCCAGTGTATCTCCAATATGAAAAAGGAGCTGGCTGTTATCAGGGACCTTGAGGGCTCTTGCTATGTGCATCAGGTGAGATACGGCTTGCTCTTTGGCCTGTATGAAAAGATGGAGATGTCcaatttttaattacattttgttttaatggttttaagcctgtttttcactAGCggaaattagcattagcattagcattgtcAACCACAGCTGTAAAtacaccatgctaaccaagctagcagctagcgttaaggttatctccaccctcttgtccaactATAGtgacttctggctccaaaaatccaagatggcgacagtcAAAATGGTCTATGATACTAATGTACAAATAtatattctgtttattttccaaaatgtaatTTACTGACAAAAATGTACAGGATGTCAACTTTATTCCCTTTTGGATCTCGTATAAACAAACCTTTATGAAACTTTTATAACATAAATCCAAATAGATTTATTTGGGATTTGATCAGACTATTAGCACCAGTCACATATAAAGTATTGAGCATATgaaaaatacagtgtttttgaTAATAGTTAACAGCAGGAGCCCAAACAGAGGTATGCATTGTTTTCTGAAACAGGTCATCAGTTCAAAATCACATTCATAAGTAGTTTTAGCAAAattagtaaaagtaataaactACTAAGATGATTGTGGTTTCCGGGGTTTATTATTCATAACTTATGGGCAAAAAAAGTCCTCTGCATCTCACAGTAACTTCCCTCCTCCTccgtgtaaaaacaaaactatgctAACATGTAAACAATTACGTCCTACAGTCCAGACAGACGACATTTTGTCTTAAATTTAGACAAGCACAAGAAGAAAATGTTCTTGTTTTCCCTCTGTGGCAGCATGGATATTTATAATAGGAGACCAGAGTCTGAATACCCCACCATACTTTCCTACATAACTGTTCCTTTTTGCATCCAATCCATTCCCCCTCATGTGTAAAATGTCCATCTGGCCAGCACCCCAGAGCACCCTGCAGCACCCCAGAGTACCCTGCAGTGACCCCGCCCACTCATGCACTCAGCTCCAGATTGCAAGAGTGTTGCAGTCTCATCAACAGGAGCTATTGGCTTCGTACAATAAGAGGGGGAGGTGAGAAAAGATTAAAGAGTCATTAAAATGCATCTAATAGGTTTCTCTGGAGTCTTAGTTTAGGTGGAAGAAGGTGCACTTGTACTTGTGTCTGTATATTTTTACCTTTTGGTTGCCTAAGGCTGTTGGTCAACATCAAAGATGAGAAAAAGGTTTTTGAGGCAAAGCATGACCGCAAGTGTTCAAAACAACATTAATGCTCCCTGAGGATGTCCgtgagagggaaggagagggaaTAATCCCGGCCCTCGGGTCCACCCAGTGGTCACTGGTCATCAGGCACGGCCCAAAGCTCAGCCAGTCACAGAGTGGCAGCCCCCTTAGTCAGTCCATAAAAACTGTCAGAGGCTCTTTCACGTTCCAAACAAGTCAGAAAGAagttttgctttgtgtttttctccGCACTGATACCTCTCAGCAGTTTATCCAGGAGTGCTCACAATGACTGAACAGTAGATTGAAATTAAAGATTATCAAAATTACAAGGAGGCGATATGGAAGAGTGGATGTGGCGTCTTTTCCTGACGCCACATGAAACAGAAAAGCCAGGAATGTGGTTTTCTTTGATATGAGTCACATTGGAGGTTAAATTTATACACTACAAGTGAGAAATTTCAGGTCAAATCTTAAATCACATGTATGCTTGTGAGGCTTAATCTTAGTTACCCACACTATGAAACATTAAATGAACCCAGCTCTCAGTAAGAACAATGAAAAAGCTCCACAAAAACCTCATTAGTGGAGGAAAACTGAAGAAATCTTGGCAGTGGCATCACAAAGAGATAATCCCTTCCAACATGCTCATAATTCACTATTTATCCACACTGCAATTAGTCACTCACCCCAGGCCAAAAACTTACACCAAAAAACTTGCAAGCAGTGCAGCCAAGTGTTACTGTTCCAGCTCCTTTAGGCGTCTCCTTAACTCCTGTCCCAAAAATGTATCAGGATAAAGAAATACTCAGTTATGGTTAGCCCTAATGACTAAATCACGACAGGAATAGACAAGTACATCTTGACTGTCGTCTGACTTAATGATATGTGTTGAAGTTTATACAAGATTTCCATACTGTACATGGGGTCACTCTGGAGTTGTGTGTGCCTTTATTTGGAGTACACGTCTGTCATGTTCTCTAATGATATAGGGCTGATGGCGGTCAAAACTGATTCTGATTTCATGTTCCATATACAGCACAGACATGTCATTTGGTCACTTATAAAAAttagaggtccagtgtgtaggatttaggatagactggcagaaatggaaaattatataataagtatgtttcctttagtGTGTAATAACCTGAAAAAAGGAACATTGTGTCTGTGTTGAATTTAattgagccatttatatctacaaagggcAGGGGTGGCCCTAGGACATTTGGAGCTACAAGActacattgaacacatcatgagaacgttataatttaccttcaccTTGgtaatttttactgaatagagcttgaatgcTTCACAATGTAAAACAATGCAACCTCTGTGAGCCATTCGAGGTAACGAAAACAAGCTCTGCGGAATTCAAGTTCTTTCTCTAAACATACCCTCCTCTCAGTAGTATAGTGGTTGTTGAGTGGGCACTAGAGAGCTTTTGCCATTTTGACATAACAATACAGTGTGTTTCAGGGTTCAAGTGATCTCGGCTAACTCACCCAGCTCCCtcagagagcaggtaaagtgtaatGTGCTTGGGAAGGGGGGGCGGGGGGCGGcaggaacccagaaaaaaagGCCTTTCTATTGTTTAGTAGGCTTTGCTATATACTTATATTGTTGTGGCCTTAtgtcatatttcaaaataatagtagTATTAAtgaaaaatagtaaaagataaacttttcttttcttcccccATTTACAGATGACGCTGCCCTTAGCATTCGCCTATACTGCCTATGCCCTGGGCAGCATTGACATTGGGAGCTAATCCTCagctacagagatcaccatgttgcactgccatgtttctacagtagcccagaatggacaaaccaaatactagctctagatagggccatttgtggctttgcgtcagccaccgtagttaaCAGCCTCTCTACAATGCACAGtgtgagaaaaacactgattttttttaatgtgaaactgttttgatcagtgtttttactggtttaaatcaccacctccatttgttttggagaggaaaagacctctgcggataatttaaCTTccactaaaaacctcctgaacgtctggatcttaagctatcagagaaaaaaggtgaccaCAGATAGGCAGGTGCTAGGTAAGCGGCGCATGTCTGAGATGCCAAACAACATTAGAAATGCActaatttgtaacatgaaactgttttattcactgttttaactgttttaaatcaacaggtgtgtttgttttggagaagaagaaatCTCTGTGGAAAATTCAGCATCTGCTAAAAACATCCCAAATGTCTAGATCTTAAGttagcagagaaaaaaagtgagaaCAGATTAGTGGGTGCTAGGTTAGTAGCACAtgtctgacatgccaaacagcgttgGCGaagcactgatttgtaactttAAACCaccttcttctgtggtgttttccactggtttaaatcactgggtcagtttgttttggagggtgagagacctctgcggacaaTTTgactcatggtaaaaacctcctgaatgtctgcatctgaaataaggtgagcacacattaagctATCATCAGGTGCTGGGCAAACTGGCTTTCTGCGATGTGCCGGACAGCGTAGGAGAaatactgatttgtaatgtgaaagtgctttattctgtgtttaaatcactgtgtctgcttgttttggagaggaagagacctctgcagatgatTCAGCTCTCTGTAAAAACCTGTTTGCACGCTACAGTCCTCACAGCTAGtcgccactaaatccccctaaatcgcACACACTGGACCTACAACAGAAATGACCCAAAACTGTGCACTTCCTTGACGTGTTTGCTTTTCATTTCTAAAACCTgcaattgtgtgttttttttaaatgtatattaatGCACGAGCGGAATAAAAAAGTTTCTCACGTGCAGCCTCTCTCAGTTGTTGACTTTCTATTTCCAGCTCTATGTAGACAAATATACACAGTCAGTGGAAACCAGGATGGCGGGGATACATATATACAGCCATGGAAGATGGTCAGATTCCCTCTGGTCATCAGGTTGACCACAGGTGGTTTCCATGTTAAACACTACTGTCTGATCAGTGAATATATGTCCCTCAGTGTCCTCCACTTTATAGCTATTACTGTCTACAATGTCTGTAGGAAATGGCTCAGACGTGCCGCCCAGAAAAAGTGCACTGCTTGCTCTTTTGCATTTTGAAACCAGTTATTTAcacaatgtatttttcttttttataattAGGCAAAGTATCTGGTCTAAGTTGCATGAATTGAATCCTTGTACAGAGTTTGTCTAGATGACACAGTGTAATCTGGAAAAATGATTGGGTAGGACGCAGACACTTATCCGGCTAGAGATGAGTGTGATCTTAAGAGTGCAGAGATGCACATATTTGCATAAGCAAACAATAGATTGCTACATCGGCGTCTTCATGATGATGAAAGGCCAGTGCAGCTGGTGTGCACCGGCTCGCTGTGGAGGTTACAGGCAAACTGTGGCTCTGTGAGGTCTCCCTGACATACCTTACACTTCCGCCCCTTGTCCAGTCTGAACATTGTTTTTGAGGCCTGCATctgcagaggacagagggaaagGGCAACAGAgttcagaaaacagaaaacaagaataCACGCAATGTTCATGGAGCggaaaaaatgtgaaatatgccTTTGACCTCACCCACATGACCTTGTGCCGCATGAGCTCCACCTGGCCCAAAGCCTTTTGCAGCCTCGCCATCCGCCTCTGGTGGAAGGTCTCTCTGAGGGATCCAATTAAGAACTGAGAGACCAGTTGAACAGACCACGAATCGGGCAGCAGCTGGATGATCCTCTCTGTTGCAAAGACTCCAGGGTTGTTGTTGAGAAGATCCACAGCAGCGCTGGTGAGATCCTCCGAGCTCAGGTAGATCTGAAGCAGGGTGAACAGCAGGGTCTGCCTGAACTGGGAGTCCCGGCCCTGGGCAGCCCTGCAGCAGTAGGCCTCTGCAGCCTGGAGGTCTCCCTTCTCGTGAACAAGCACCTGCAGTGCCTGAGAGTGCTGACCGCTCCTCCCCAGGAGAATCGCTTTCTCTGTATGCAGGGTTGCTGACTTGACACTCTCTGTGGTGAGAAACATAATTTAGTAACCACTCAGTAATGGTTTATGCTCTTATAAGGCATCCACACACCATACACAGCGGAGATGTCGTAGAACTTGGATTCCCATAGCAGCTGCTGCAACTTCCCTCTGGTCTCCCTCAAAtctgcttcctcttcctcttgcaGCATCTGAGTAACATATGCCAGGGCCAGACGGTTGTGATGTCTCTCCTCCTGGGGGCAGATTACACCGATCATGTCTCGGTGCATTTAATAAAGGAGCCAGGGATATTAGATtaggtcgctgctgctgctgtacccACCTCACTCTTCAAATCATGGATTAAGAACTCAAGATACAAAAGCAGCGCCAGTGGGTACTTCTCCAGGAGAGCGAGGACATCTTGTGTCTCAAATTGATCATGTGGGTGACGCTTGTTGAAAATCTGCACCCCTATCTGTTTCAAATAAAGGACAACTGTTACTGGACATTTCATTAGCGGTAATTGTCTTTTAAGCACGGCAGTTTAGTTAATGGGTGGCATTTTGTTGTGTCTTTATGTCTGTAACACACTGTTGTATTGTGCAACTCTGCCCTCTGCAGTTCAGAGCATGAAAAAGGGAAAATGCACCTCTTGATTGCTTTGAAGAGTCCAATCTGCAAATTTCCACACAGCATCTCTGTCTTGCAGCTGACTGAGAGTCCACACTATGTGTCCATATACATCTGAGCAAGAGGGGTCTTTGTGGAGGCCATCTGCGATTTTCACCCAAGTCTGGAAGAACATAACAGGCTAAAACACACTACTTTTATGTATTAAATTTATATAAAATGTGTTCTTTGGGGGAGGTTGTACCTTAATGGCATCAATTTGACTTCCATGGCTTTGATAGAGGGAACCTAATGCAAAAAATCTGGGATGAAACAGCAAGTGATCTGTCAGAAATTGAGCAAATTagacaaaatgtattttctttcaaGAATATTTTAACATATCTATGATTAGAAATCACCTGTCCAACAAATGATAGTTTAATTTTCACCTGTTGTGTTGCTCCAAAACAGGAACACAGTATTTCAGTCTGCACTCATTGGGGAATGCTACAAGCTGCTGCAGATTTTCAGCATCTTCCAGTTCTACGTACAGCCTCAGGAGGGCGCAGTCCACCTCCTGAACACACTTCAGGCCTTGCTCCGTCCCTCTGACTGCTCTGAGAAAATCTCCCAGAAAGACCAGGTAATGATGAAATGTGTTCCTGTCCTCGTGGCGGAGCACCCGGAGATCCCTGCCCTTGTTCACTTGATCAAGCTGGGATTGAAAGTCCTCGCTGAGACACCACTGCATGTCTGGGTAGAGGCGGATGATTTCTCTGGGGTCCAGCTCACCTGTGCTGTTTAGGTGGGTAATGAGTATTGATTTGTGTTAGACTCCAGCAGAGGACACTCTGTTTGCAAGGTTCACGTATTACTGCACAGTTTGCTGTGATTTACTTTGCGTGCTTTGAATTTGGAGTGTCGTGAAAGGGGTTTTACTCTCACATGAAGAGATCTCTGGCCTCGGAAAAACCCTCCtggtaaaaatgaacaaatccAGCCAGGCAAGTGATGGCCTTCTGCAGCTCCTGCCAGTAGAAAAAAAACTCTCTCTTAAAACCAGGCACACATTGCACAATCATATTCACATCACCAACATATGAGCTGAAATCATTAAAGCAAAAACTGTGTGACTTCTCCTACACTTTAAGAcgctttaaaaacacaacagcacagaACCAGACAAATTATAACTGACTCATCAGTGTGTTAGCTGCGACATCCTCACCTCTAACCTGTAACCTGAGATATGGCACAGATTACACTAAATCTCAGACACCATCTGTTGTCCTCAGTTGCATTCATCCAACTGGAATACAGCTACAATAGCAGCTCACAACAGTGTAGTCAGCCTACGCCTCGGCATCCTGGTTCAATCTGTTCTACACTGATGAAATATTAAAGTCAGACGCTATGATGCAACGCCAGCTGGGGTTGTAATGCATGCATATTATGTATGCATCTGTGGTGTGTATGAATCTATGTAATAGTGATATTATAGCAGCACTGACTGCCGGCAGGGCAAGACAGGAAAAAGTAAAGGTGAGTAAAAAGGGTTTGATATGCTAGAAATGTTTGTCGGTTGGTCAATCCACCACTTTTGATCGGACTGATCTCAACAACCAGTGGATAGACTGCCCAAGCGACAACCtcctgggctgaaaaataaacatttaagtgccagaaactgcagttcctccagcggccacttgaggctggctccaaaaacaagtcaatccccacagacccccatgttaaaacacccaatttcacagcagaaataaacatgtttgcagccGGTTTTGGTCTCTTAAGCTAATTTCCCGCTTCATGACAACAGTACtaaggtgaatttttatataactcacccgtttgagttttattaaggcttaaagttatgcctAATTAAGAATGGGGCTGCCTTGAGTGACAAGCTGTCTGTGGATAGTGTTCTTGGGCTCATAGTTATGTATCGCTTCAACCCAGCTTCATCATCTCATAAAAATACCTACAGTAAGTGACTTTGGTCACATCTGGgaccaaaaaccaagatggtgacaacCAAAATGTCAGACTAGAGGCTTCAGAATGGGAGTTCACAAACCACTGGGTGACATCCctgtggctacatccattatttttacactcTATGggactgccatgaaattttggaCAGACGTTCATGTTTTCCCAACCACACCaagtgactttggtgatcctgggactttttttttttactttagcCCCAAAACGAAGTCAACATTTGTGGGTTTTGAGTTTCAATatttcaacaactattggatggattaccaTGACTTTTGAACCAGACACTCATATCCctttggattaatttttatcaCTTTGATGAGCCCAGAGTTTTCATCCAACAGcatttccatcagcctcagcaaTACGTTGTGTTTAGTGGTAATTGCTTGCTAATATTTGCTACATTATGCTATAtcaagatggtgaacatggtaaacattctAAAAATTTTAGGCATGTTAGAATTGTCATTGTgcgcatgttagcatgctgacattagcaatTACCGCAAAGTATGCTAAGCAAATAATGACAcatatggtaaaaaaaaaactaaatctgATCCAGGTCTCTCTTGCCAAAAAAAACGGTCATATGTTGACTTTGCAAGCAGCTTATTACAACCCATGCCTAAGTTTATTGTAGCGCGACGCCCTCTAGTGCTCATAGTAATTActacaggagcagaggaggaataGAGGCAAGGTAGTAGTGATGGGATTTCTCATTCACTTGTGAGAGCCAGTTCTTTGGCTctcgttcacttcaaagagccggttcaaagatgCGGTTCGTTTGATCGTTGGGTTCAACGACGAATCGTATTGCTGATTTATCGCATCACGTGATCATGCTGCACTAGTGATGTGACGTTCGCAAATgagccgagtctttgaaccggctctttgaagtgaacgcGTGAGCGGCtgcactgtctttctccctcacaaacTAGTCTCTCTCAACTTGTTCCGGATCAAATAATCTGAAATGAATGGATAGAGagaaaattaaagcaaaaaacaaagaaattaggaaccggctcgttcactctaaagagccggttcacttgttcacttcaaagagccggttcaaagactcggctcgtTCGCGAACATCACATCACTACAAGGTAGTataaaaaacatagaaaaaaatGGAGGATGGATGGTTCAAACAAGCACGGGACTTTCAGCCAcgagaccagtgtttgtggcCAGTTGACTTCTTTTAATAACAGCATAGCACAATATGCTAGTTTGTGATGCACACTACCATAGTGACGTATGCGATGTGAACGTTTTGTTAGCATCAAAagtacttacttacttacagcatgatgttttttctaaatctaatgaccaaggtttttttttttgccttaacGTAAGCACAAAGTTTTACAGCGTAACGATGACTGTTTCATAACATTACGGACGTGTTTAAAACTGCGACCGTGAGGAGAATATGTAGCTTTGGGGACAatcatttatgttgttttgaaagtcagtggAAACCAACTTATTTTGTTACTTAGCTATGAGAGAGCATTGTCTGGTTGTAGCTCAATTTTGCTAAATTTGTAGTTACTGCCTTTGTGGGGAGAATTGTTGGGTGATTGTTTTACACTTTAcatgaaaggaaaggaaggaaagaagaaggGAGAAATTGTCTGTGTCGCTTAATTATTTTATGACCCTTGAGAAGAAGAACGTACTTGTTAGAAATCTAGATTTCGAAGCAGGTACATGTTGTGCTTCTGTGTGTATAAATCAAATTTCACCTTGAATGAGTCAAGTGGACGATGGCTTTGAACTCCATCCAGCAGCGACAATGCCTCCTCAACCCTCTCATCCTGTACAAGTGCCTGGATCTGCTCTTCGACTGGCACCAGACGCAGGCTGAAAATGTCTCTCTCTGTGAACGCTAACACACCATCTGAGGGGagatttgtttttggtttttcagaaacacacagtgaggaggaacagTAGCTGCAAGGATGATTGACTGAATCAGTGCAAACTGAGACAGACACGGCGACATCTTTAAAAGACAAAACCGCAGTGTGACAGCCTTTTTCGGTCTGCAATCTGCCAAGATTAGGTGATGAATTGATGTTGCCTGGTTTACCTGATGTGGAGAGGAGACCCTTTCCTCCGCTGAGACTCACAGTCTGTTTGCGCTGCTGATCTACCATGCTGTAGACAGACAGCACTTGGGGCTGCAGGGTTAGGATGTAAGGGAAACATACTCCGACTGCCAGCACCTCCTGAGGCCACTGCAGGGGAGGGCGCTGGCATATCCCTGTCTTCATCACAAACATGCCTGAGGGATGAGGATGGAGTAATGATATCTTGGCAAAATAAATACCCTCTGGCTACAAAGATATATGGGGGAGTGATATGAGATGATTAACTGTATAGCTTCTTAGGAAAGGAAGCACATGAGGAGGTCTGTGCTCGACAACATGACAAACAACATCTACCATAAACATTTTGGCAGCTCTTACCCAGAGATCCTGGCCCGTTCAGGAGGAATTCCCCCCGTCCCACTGAGGTAACAATGACGCGCTGCCTGCTGTGATCGTGAGGAAAGAGCTCCTCGCTGCTCCCAGTCTCAGTATCACAGAGCAGATACCTGTCGCTGgtcgccacacacacactggcaccaTCTACCGCCAAGGCCACAGGGTCCTGGAGCAGAGGGACTTCTTTTACAACCTCCCACCTGTCCACTCCCACCACGTGGATCCGGATCACCTTCCTGCGGCTGGACGAAGTCACCATCTCCACACATGCTGCCTGGGCTGAGAGCGATGAGTCGCGCACCTCGAATAAAGACACGTGCTGGATCTTTTTCAAAGCATGAACG
This window encodes:
- the si:ch211-266g18.9 gene encoding transforming growth factor-beta receptor-associated protein 1 isoform X1, with protein sequence MAFRAFTQTHIYEKQSAPKEKDKSSIQCLECYDRNVYIGTKDATVQHLILPSSTNADLSPGQSKIREGKARKLGSSNQVTQLRVVPLFNHLLVLWDRSVTALNMFSLEPVHALKKIQHVSLFEVRDSSLSAQAACVEMVTSSSRRKVIRIHVVGVDRWEVVKEVPLLQDPVALAVDGASVCVATSDRYLLCDTETGSSEELFPHDHSRQRVIVTSVGRGEFLLNGPGSLGMFVMKTGICQRPPLQWPQEVLAVGVCFPYILTLQPQVLSVYSMVDQQRKQTVSLSGGKGLLSTSDGVLAFTERDIFSLRLVPVEEQIQALVQDERVEEALSLLDGVQSHRPLDSFKELQKAITCLAGFVHFYQEGFSEARDLFITGELDPREIIRLYPDMQWCLSEDFQSQLDQVNKGRDLRVLRHEDRNTFHHYLVFLGDFLRAVRGTEQGLKCVQEVDCALLRLYVELEDAENLQQLVAFPNECRLKYCVPVLEQHNRFFALGSLYQSHGSQIDAIKTWVKIADGLHKDPSCSDVYGHIVWTLSQLQDRDAVWKFADWTLQSNQEIGVQIFNKRHPHDQFETQDVLALLEKYPLALLLYLEFLIHDLKSEEERHHNRLALAYVTQMLQEEEEADLRETRGKLQQLLWESKFYDISAVYESVKSATLHTEKAILLGRSGQHSQALQVLVHEKGDLQAAEAYCCRAAQGRDSQFRQTLLFTLLQIYLSSEDLTSAAVDLLNNNPGVFATERIIQLLPDSWSVQLVSQFLIGSLRETFHQRRMARLQKALGQVELMRHKVICRPQKQCSDWTRGGSVRYVRETSQSHSLPVTSTASRCTPAALAFHHHEDADVAIYCLLMQICASLHS
- the si:ch211-266g18.9 gene encoding transforming growth factor-beta receptor-associated protein 1 isoform X2, whose amino-acid sequence is MAFRAFTQTHIYEKQSAPKEKDKSSIQCLECYDRNVYIGTKDATVQHLILPSSTNADLSPGQSKIREGKARKLGSSNQVTQLRVVPLFNHLLVLWDRSVTALNMFSLEPVHALKKIQHVSLFEVRDSSLSAQAACVEMVTSSSRRKVIRIHVVGVDRWEVVKEVPLLQDPVALAVDGASVCVATSDRYLLCDTETGSSEELFPHDHSRQRVIVTSVGRGEFLLNGPGSLGMFVMKTGICQRPPLQWPQEVLAVGVCFPYILTLQPQVLSVYSMVDQQRKQTVSLSGGKGLLSTSDGVLAFTERDIFSLRLVPVEEQIQALVQDERVEEALSLLDGVQSHRPLDSFKELQKAITCLAGFVHFYQEGFSEARDLFITGELDPREIIRLYPDMQWCLSEDFQSQLDQVNKGRDLRVLRHEDRNTFHHYLVFLGDFLRAVRGTEQGLKCVQEVDCALLRLYVELEDAENLQQLVAFPNECRLKYCVPVLEQHNRFFALGSLYQSHGSQIDAIKTWVKIADGLHKDPSCSDVYGHIVWTLSQLQDRDAVWKFADWTLQSNQEIGVQIFNKRHPHDQFETQDVLALLEKYPLALLLYLEFLIHDLKSEEERHHNRLALAYVTQMLQEEEEADLRETRGKLQQLLWESKFYDISAVYESVKSATLHTEKAILLGRSGQHSQALQVLVHEKGDLQAAEAYCCRAAQGRDSQFRQTLLFTLLQIYLSSEDLTSAAVDLLNNNPGVFATERIIQLLPDSWSVQLVSQFLIGSLRETFHQRRMARLQKALGQVELMRHKVMWMQASKTMFRLDKGRKCKVCQGDLTEPQFACNLHSEPVHTSCTGLSSS